A DNA window from bacterium contains the following coding sequences:
- the menC gene encoding o-succinylbenzoate synthase: MRIVTARLRRYAIPLRDVFATSRGSLSRREGVIVELVDSEGRTGLGDVAPLPGFSPEGLADAETAASRLCAGLRELEFDDHRTCLGEVLDRLPALRGCPASTRCGLDTALADLAAQAARRPLARLLGDDAAGAVAYNTVLPAGATRRDLEAACQPGIGIVKMKVGALAPEDDRRRIEALLDGLPPQVRLRLDANGAWNPQQALTALAGLPARRIEFVEEPLAPQHADALDDVHRRCGLAFALDETVFDPKRWHALLRHEAIVAVVLKPTLVGGPSPAVALALAAQRQGKKTVVTTALESGIGVAACLHLAAAVARDPGGGPPVPCGLDTLRLLADTLLVDDPPTRRGVMSVPAEPGLGVRLNRGSPCLETGTRLGGGRDG; encoded by the coding sequence GTGAGGATCGTCACCGCGCGATTGCGCCGCTACGCGATTCCCCTGCGGGACGTCTTCGCGACCTCGCGGGGCAGCCTCTCGCGCCGCGAGGGCGTCATCGTCGAACTCGTGGACAGCGAGGGCCGGACCGGTCTGGGGGATGTCGCACCGTTGCCCGGCTTCTCGCCCGAGGGCCTGGCGGACGCCGAGACGGCGGCCAGTCGGCTCTGCGCAGGGCTCCGCGAGCTCGAATTCGACGATCACCGCACCTGTCTGGGCGAGGTTCTCGACCGTCTCCCGGCTCTTCGGGGATGCCCGGCGTCGACCCGCTGCGGGCTCGACACGGCGCTGGCCGACCTGGCCGCCCAGGCGGCGCGACGGCCGCTCGCCAGGCTGCTGGGAGACGATGCCGCCGGCGCCGTGGCCTACAACACCGTGCTGCCTGCCGGCGCGACGCGCCGGGATCTCGAGGCCGCCTGCCAGCCGGGTATCGGGATCGTCAAGATGAAAGTGGGCGCGCTCGCGCCCGAGGATGACCGTCGACGGATCGAGGCGCTGCTCGACGGCTTGCCGCCGCAGGTCAGGTTGCGCCTCGACGCGAACGGCGCGTGGAATCCGCAGCAGGCGCTGACGGCGCTCGCCGGGCTGCCGGCCCGGCGTATCGAATTCGTCGAGGAGCCCCTCGCCCCGCAGCATGCCGATGCGCTCGACGACGTGCACCGCCGCTGCGGCCTCGCCTTCGCGCTCGACGAGACGGTGTTCGACCCGAAGCGGTGGCACGCCCTGCTCCGGCACGAAGCCATCGTGGCGGTGGTTCTCAAGCCGACGCTCGTCGGCGGGCCGTCGCCGGCCGTCGCGCTGGCCCTCGCCGCGCAGCGGCAGGGCAAGAAGACGGTGGTCACCACGGCGCTGGAATCGGGCATCGGCGTCGCGGCCTGTCTGCATCTGGCGGCGGCCGTCGCGCGCGATCCCGGCGGCGGACCGCCGGTGCCTTGCGGCCTCGACACGCTCCGTCTGCTCGCGGACACGCTGCTCGTCGATGATCCGCCCACTCGCCGGGGCGTGATGTCGGTGCCGGCGGAACCGGGGCTCGGCGTGCGCCTGAATCGTGGCAGTCCCTGCCTGGAGACCGGGACCCGGCTCGGCGGCGGCCGCGATGGTTGA
- a CDS encoding acyl--CoA ligase has translation MVEAGTMICPVRTAARERPGSIALRSDARTWTWREYDDAVGRRGEDLRRAGIGAGARIAVLAANSADQAALVFAALRRGAVLAPLNLRRGERHWRRCLELLAPDLLCVDAAHGGLVAGSVRGVL, from the coding sequence ATGGTTGAGGCCGGCACGATGATCTGTCCCGTGCGTACCGCCGCGCGCGAACGGCCAGGGAGCATCGCCTTGCGCAGCGACGCGCGAACCTGGACCTGGCGGGAATACGACGATGCGGTCGGCCGCCGCGGCGAAGATCTGCGGCGGGCCGGCATCGGCGCCGGCGCCCGGATCGCCGTCCTCGCGGCCAATTCCGCGGATCAGGCCGCCCTCGTCTTCGCCGCCCTGCGCCGGGGGGCGGTCCTGGCGCCGCTGAACCTGCGCCGGGGGGAGCGGCACTGGCGCCGCTGCCTCGAACTGCTAGCACCGGACCTTCTCTGCGTCGATGCGGCGCACGGCGGTCTCGTCGCCGGGAGCGTCCGTGGCGTGCT
- a CDS encoding 1,4-dihydroxy-2-naphthoate polyprenyltransferase, giving the protein MSSETRPGTLTIWSLAARPRTLPTAVLPVMIGGTLAYEAGAFALWPCLAALAGALLIQIGTNFTNDLCDHLKGVDDADRIGPLRVTQAGLVTPTQMKIAIFVVFKLAVLVGLYLVFRGGWPVVAIGLASILCGVLYTAGPRPLGYLGLGDLFVLVFYGPVAVGGTYYVITLDITAAVLALSVPPGMMATAVLVVNNLRDMESDRRTGKRTLAVRLGRTFTRAQYLVLVVGAALFPLLFASGATGRPWAALTLMVAPAALPTARKVLRETDGPALNDALAETGRLMLLFGLLFSTGWLL; this is encoded by the coding sequence ATGAGCAGCGAGACGCGACCCGGTACATTGACGATCTGGTCACTGGCCGCCCGGCCCAGGACGTTGCCGACGGCCGTCCTGCCGGTGATGATCGGCGGGACGCTCGCGTACGAGGCCGGCGCCTTCGCGCTCTGGCCCTGCCTGGCGGCCCTGGCCGGCGCCCTGTTGATCCAGATCGGCACGAACTTCACGAACGACCTCTGCGATCATCTCAAGGGCGTGGACGACGCCGACCGGATCGGGCCGTTACGGGTGACCCAGGCCGGCCTCGTGACGCCGACGCAGATGAAGATCGCGATCTTCGTCGTCTTCAAGCTGGCCGTCCTGGTCGGTCTGTATCTGGTGTTTCGCGGCGGCTGGCCGGTCGTGGCGATCGGGCTGGCCTCCATTCTCTGCGGCGTGCTCTACACGGCGGGCCCCCGGCCGCTGGGCTATCTCGGCCTCGGAGATCTCTTCGTGCTGGTCTTCTACGGACCGGTCGCCGTCGGCGGCACCTACTATGTCATCACCCTCGACATCACGGCCGCGGTGTTGGCGCTGTCCGTCCCGCCGGGGATGATGGCGACGGCGGTCCTGGTGGTCAACAATCTGCGCGATATGGAGTCCGACCGCCGGACGGGCAAGCGGACACTCGCCGTGCGCCTCGGCCGCACCTTCACGCGGGCGCAGTATCTCGTGCTGGTCGTCGGCGCCGCGCTGTTCCCGCTCCTGTTCGCGTCCGGCGCGACGGGCCGGCCGTGGGCCGCGTTGACGCTCATGGTCGCGCCGGCGGCTCTGCCGACCGCGCGCAAGGTGCTGCGCGAGACCGACGGGCCGGCGCTCAACGACGCCCTCGCCGAGACGGGACGGCTGATGTTGCTCTTCGGATTGCTCTTTTCGACGGGTTGGCTGCTGTGA